One segment of Porticoccus hydrocarbonoclasticus MCTG13d DNA contains the following:
- a CDS encoding SelT/SelW/SelH family protein codes for MSPKPRIVITYCSRCQWLLRSAWLAQELLTTFADDLAEVALRPAETSGTFEIFLDEQSLWERTRDGGFPEAKILKQRVRNLIDPDRPLGHTDR; via the coding sequence ATGTCCCCGAAACCGCGCATCGTCATCACCTATTGTTCGCGCTGTCAGTGGCTGCTGCGCTCAGCCTGGCTGGCACAGGAGCTGCTGACCACTTTTGCCGATGATCTTGCAGAAGTTGCCCTGAGACCGGCAGAAACCAGCGGCACCTTCGAAATTTTTCTCGATGAGCAGTCGCTCTGGGAGCGCACTCGGGACGGCGGTTTCCCGGAGGCAAAAATACTCAAGCAACGGGTGCGCAACCTGATTGATCCCGATCGCCCGCTGGGCCATACCGACCGGTAA
- a CDS encoding efflux RND transporter permease subunit, which translates to MSARLLRIYQSIVLRHPLAVLLAVLLLAVGMAFGLPNFKLDASADSLTLEHDTDLDYYRKTLQHYGSSDFLVVTYTPKEGDLFDDASLATLAEIRDELKQIEGVANVTSMLDVPLLYSPKVKISQLKDEPRTLLDEDTNRDMARKEFLESPIYRNLILSPDGQTTALLATMELDRKYLDLVRKRDALRLKRDTEGLTPEEEIELERVSEEFLNYRTERAAIEHQRVDEVRKKMAAFEDRAELFLGGPSMITADMIDFIKSDLRIFGTGIVLFIILTLAIIFRQIRWVVLPLLTCLLSVEIMLGYLSWIDWRLTVISSNFVALLLIITLALTIHLIVRYREILAESPERSQMELVSETVNYMARPCLYTVLTTVVAFVSLVVSDIRPVIDFGWMMTMGITLALALAFLVIPAGMMLLGKGHNNDSGDNSAAYTLYFSRFTENHGGLVLGLALLAAVISGWGISQLQVENRFIDYFRSDTEIHQGLSVIDEKLGGTTPLDIILDAPDTATSHASGDNSAGAGEEDPFAAEDPFAAEDPFAAEDPFADDGSTGKETSTNSYWFTGVGIQKLNQIHDYLESLPEVGKVNSLAMITDVAEDLMGHRLNDLELAFLRNSLSRDNAAFLVDPYIDDELNQARITLRIRETGGELKRPELLKNIRQFAVDELGLQEDQVHLTSLLVLYNNMLQSLFRSQILTLGAVFIGIMAMFIVLFRSLSISLIAILPNMLAATVVLGGMGLARIPLDMMTITIAAITVGIGVDHAIHYITRFRREFAVDRDYIATMHRAHASIGRALFYTAITIIIGFSILALSNFIPSVYFGLLTGLAMLAALLGSMTLLPKLILIFKPFGK; encoded by the coding sequence ATGTCAGCAAGGTTACTGAGAATTTACCAATCCATCGTTCTTCGACATCCTCTGGCTGTCTTGTTAGCGGTACTATTATTGGCAGTGGGCATGGCTTTCGGGTTGCCGAACTTCAAGTTGGACGCCTCTGCTGACTCCCTAACCCTGGAACACGACACAGACCTGGATTACTACCGAAAAACACTGCAACACTACGGTAGCAGTGACTTTCTGGTTGTCACCTACACCCCCAAAGAAGGGGATCTTTTTGACGATGCATCGCTGGCAACACTGGCGGAAATTCGCGATGAACTGAAGCAAATCGAGGGCGTCGCCAATGTTACCTCCATGCTCGACGTCCCCCTGCTCTACAGCCCCAAGGTCAAGATATCTCAACTCAAGGATGAGCCTCGCACGCTCTTGGACGAAGACACCAACCGAGATATGGCCCGCAAGGAGTTTCTCGAAAGTCCCATCTATCGCAACCTGATCCTCAGCCCGGATGGCCAAACTACGGCGCTGTTGGCCACCATGGAGCTGGACCGGAAATACCTCGACCTGGTTCGCAAACGGGACGCCCTGCGGCTGAAGCGGGATACCGAAGGGCTGACACCAGAGGAAGAAATCGAACTGGAACGGGTGAGCGAAGAATTCCTCAACTACCGTACCGAACGCGCTGCCATTGAGCACCAAAGGGTGGATGAGGTGCGTAAGAAAATGGCGGCCTTCGAGGACCGCGCAGAGCTGTTCCTCGGTGGACCCAGTATGATTACCGCCGACATGATTGACTTTATCAAAAGCGATCTGCGAATTTTTGGCACCGGTATTGTGCTGTTTATTATCCTGACCCTGGCCATCATTTTCCGGCAAATTCGCTGGGTCGTTCTGCCACTGCTGACCTGTCTGCTATCGGTGGAAATCATGCTCGGTTACCTGAGCTGGATTGACTGGCGATTGACCGTGATCTCTTCGAACTTTGTAGCGCTACTGTTGATTATCACCCTCGCGCTGACCATTCATCTGATTGTTCGCTACCGCGAAATCCTGGCCGAATCTCCTGAGCGCAGCCAAATGGAACTGGTCAGTGAAACCGTTAATTACATGGCCCGCCCCTGCCTGTACACCGTGCTCACCACCGTGGTGGCTTTTGTCTCCCTTGTGGTCAGTGACATCCGACCAGTAATCGATTTTGGCTGGATGATGACCATGGGGATTACCCTGGCACTGGCACTGGCATTTCTGGTGATTCCCGCCGGCATGATGCTGCTGGGCAAGGGCCATAACAACGACAGTGGTGACAACTCGGCGGCCTATACCCTGTATTTTTCACGGTTCACCGAAAATCACGGCGGACTGGTTCTGGGCCTGGCCTTGCTGGCTGCAGTGATCAGCGGCTGGGGGATCTCCCAGTTGCAGGTGGAGAACCGGTTTATAGACTATTTCCGCTCTGACACCGAAATTCATCAGGGGCTCTCCGTTATCGATGAAAAGCTGGGGGGCACCACGCCACTGGATATCATTCTGGATGCACCCGACACAGCCACGTCACACGCCAGCGGTGACAATAGTGCCGGTGCGGGTGAAGAAGATCCGTTTGCTGCGGAAGATCCGTTTGCGGCAGAGGACCCCTTCGCTGCAGAAGACCCCTTTGCCGACGATGGCAGCACCGGTAAAGAGACTTCGACCAACAGTTACTGGTTCACAGGGGTCGGGATTCAGAAGCTGAACCAGATACATGATTACCTGGAGTCACTTCCTGAAGTGGGCAAGGTCAACTCTCTCGCAATGATCACCGACGTCGCCGAAGACCTGATGGGCCACCGCCTGAACGATCTGGAACTGGCCTTTCTCCGCAACAGTTTGTCCCGGGACAATGCCGCTTTTCTGGTTGACCCCTACATTGACGACGAACTGAACCAGGCCCGCATTACGCTGCGAATCCGGGAAACCGGCGGCGAACTGAAACGACCGGAACTACTGAAAAATATTCGCCAGTTTGCCGTGGACGAGCTGGGATTGCAGGAGGATCAGGTGCATCTGACCAGCCTGCTGGTACTTTACAACAATATGCTTCAAAGCCTGTTCCGCTCCCAGATTTTGACCCTGGGAGCCGTTTTTATCGGCATCATGGCCATGTTTATTGTGCTGTTCCGCTCACTGTCGATTTCCCTTATTGCTATCTTGCCGAACATGCTTGCCGCCACCGTGGTACTGGGCGGCATGGGGCTTGCCAGAATCCCCCTGGACATGATGACCATTACCATCGCGGCCATCACTGTGGGTATTGGTGTGGATCACGCGATTCACTACATCACCCGTTTCCGGCGGGAATTTGCCGTGGATCGCGACTACATCGCCACCATGCACCGGGCTCATGCCAGCATAGGGCGGGCACTGTTTTACACGGCCATCACCATTATCATTGGTTTCTCCATTCTGGCTCTGTCGAACTTCATCCCTTCCGTCTATTTCGGTCTGCTCACCGGTCTGGCCATGCTGGCAGCGTTGCTCGGATCCATGACCCTGCTGCCAAAACTGATTCTGATCTTCAAGCCTTTCGGCAAGTAA
- a CDS encoding D-2-hydroxyacid dehydrogenase — protein MKGVILDADSLGSEGVDLRPITDLPLSWAVYGNTEPAELVERIAGVDVVLTNKVLIGPADLTPELRYIGVLATGTNVVDISAARASGVVVTNVTGYGTGSVVQHTWAMILALTTRLADYNIAALDGRWANSSTFCLLDYPVSELAGKTLGIIGYGRLGQGVAEIGRAFSMRVDIASLPWRQSGGDTRIPLDRLLREADVVSLHCPLTAKTRHLIGRRELAMMKRSALLINCARGGLVEEQALADALEAGEIAGAGVDVLTEEPPVDGNPLLNPDLPNLIVTPHSAWVAREARQRLVMLAADNLRSYLAGSPANQVL, from the coding sequence ATGAAAGGGGTAATTCTCGACGCCGACAGCCTTGGATCAGAGGGTGTGGATTTGCGACCGATTACGGACCTGCCGTTGTCGTGGGCAGTCTACGGCAATACCGAGCCGGCAGAGCTTGTCGAACGCATCGCCGGTGTCGACGTGGTGCTGACCAATAAGGTCTTGATCGGGCCGGCGGATCTGACACCCGAGCTGCGTTATATCGGTGTACTGGCCACCGGCACCAATGTGGTGGACATCAGTGCTGCGAGGGCGAGTGGTGTGGTGGTCACCAATGTGACTGGCTATGGTACCGGTTCGGTGGTTCAGCACACCTGGGCCATGATTCTGGCGCTGACAACGCGTCTGGCTGATTACAATATTGCCGCACTGGATGGGCGTTGGGCCAATAGCTCTACCTTTTGTCTGCTGGACTACCCGGTTTCAGAGCTGGCGGGAAAGACCCTCGGCATTATCGGATACGGGCGACTGGGTCAGGGGGTAGCCGAAATTGGCCGGGCATTTTCTATGCGGGTGGACATCGCCTCCCTACCATGGCGACAGAGCGGCGGCGACACGCGAATACCGCTGGACAGATTGCTTCGCGAAGCCGATGTGGTCAGTCTGCATTGCCCGCTCACAGCGAAAACCCGCCACCTGATTGGTCGGCGCGAGCTGGCTATGATGAAGCGGTCGGCATTGTTGATTAACTGTGCCAGAGGTGGTCTGGTGGAAGAGCAGGCGCTGGCGGATGCGTTGGAAGCTGGGGAGATTGCCGGTGCGGGGGTGGATGTGCTTACCGAAGAGCCCCCTGTCGATGGCAATCCGCTGCTCAATCCCGATCTGCCCAACCTGATTGTCACACCCCACAGTGCATGGGTGGCTCGTGAAGCCAGGCAGCGTTTGGTCATGTTGGCAGCAGACAATCTGCGATCTTATCTGGCGGGCTCGCCAGCAAACCAGGTTCTGTAG
- the dtd gene encoding D-aminoacyl-tRNA deacylase: protein MLGLIQRVSYATVEVNGDRVGEIGPGLLLLLGVQAGDSEETAARLLHKVLNYRIFPDDGNRMNLNLQQMGGGLMVVSQFTLAADTGKGLRPGFSNAAPPERAEALYDYFLSRAEHLYSDVASGIFGANMQVSLCNDGPVTFMLEG from the coding sequence ATGTTAGGACTGATACAGCGTGTCAGCTATGCCACTGTCGAGGTCAACGGCGACAGAGTGGGTGAAATTGGTCCGGGTCTCCTGCTGTTGCTGGGTGTTCAGGCCGGTGACAGTGAGGAAACTGCTGCCCGATTACTTCACAAGGTGCTCAATTACCGTATCTTTCCCGATGATGGGAACAGGATGAACCTCAATCTTCAGCAGATGGGCGGTGGCCTGATGGTTGTTTCCCAGTTCACGCTGGCCGCCGATACCGGCAAGGGGTTGCGGCCGGGGTTCAGCAATGCCGCGCCGCCAGAGCGGGCAGAGGCGCTTTACGATTATTTCCTGAGCAGGGCTGAGCACCTCTATTCGGATGTGGCTTCGGGAATTTTTGGCGCCAATATGCAAGTGAGTCTGTGCAAT
- a CDS encoding Na/Pi cotransporter family protein, which produces MPFQPWELVAGLGIFLYGMMVLEQALRTLGTRAFRHILRDYTNTPVRGVMMGIISTACLQSSSMVGLIVLAFVGAGILTMANALGVIFGASLGTTFTGWIVATIGFKLSLTEYALPLLAVGTLGTVFISTEHRRHSQARLLLGLGLLLMGLDFMKTSMGTLVEQSVPGVFADYPILFYALGGLLFTALVQSSSATMMIVLSAIHAGIMPLTTAAAIMAGANLGTTVTVVMGSLKGSPDKHRVALAHFIFHLLSSLIGLALLYPILQLITDTLTVQDPMYAVVLFHSLFNLFAIILFLPFISPFARWLQNRFADEDGSGCQFITKVPASVSDAASEAIHQEVIRLFYRVIILNLRVLKIRPQELLQEYEGYRVYRDISLKNPSYDDQYADIKHTEQQILHYANRVLQEKASSDEAQIVSGLLHAARDMVFSAKSFKDIRLNIVELRMQSDDEEMIETIRHDTRVIYRHLLNLLEKTDPILIAEKREQLDTEINLSHDRLHQMITRYSDGDGIGVPLSTLLNVNREMLVSNQMLATALRDLVEAR; this is translated from the coding sequence ATGCCGTTTCAACCCTGGGAACTGGTGGCCGGACTGGGTATTTTCCTTTACGGAATGATGGTTCTGGAGCAGGCGTTACGCACACTCGGCACCCGAGCCTTCCGTCACATACTGAGGGATTACACCAATACGCCGGTACGCGGGGTCATGATGGGTATCATCAGCACCGCCTGCCTGCAGAGCAGCTCCATGGTCGGTCTTATCGTGCTGGCCTTTGTGGGGGCGGGCATCCTCACCATGGCCAACGCACTGGGGGTCATTTTCGGCGCCAGTCTGGGAACCACCTTCACCGGATGGATTGTCGCCACCATCGGTTTCAAACTCAGTCTCACAGAATATGCCTTGCCGCTACTGGCAGTGGGGACTCTCGGCACCGTATTTATCAGCACTGAACATCGACGCCACAGTCAGGCCAGATTACTACTCGGACTGGGATTGCTGCTGATGGGACTCGACTTTATGAAAACCAGCATGGGGACGCTGGTCGAGCAGAGTGTTCCGGGGGTATTTGCCGATTACCCGATCCTTTTCTATGCACTGGGGGGTCTGCTATTTACGGCATTGGTTCAGTCCAGCTCAGCCACCATGATGATTGTACTAAGCGCTATTCACGCCGGGATTATGCCACTCACTACCGCGGCAGCCATCATGGCAGGTGCAAATCTGGGCACCACCGTCACGGTTGTTATGGGGAGCTTGAAAGGTTCCCCGGACAAACACCGGGTGGCGCTGGCCCACTTTATCTTCCACCTGCTGTCCAGCCTGATCGGGCTGGCGCTCTTGTACCCGATCCTGCAGCTGATTACCGACACCCTGACAGTACAGGACCCCATGTACGCCGTGGTGTTGTTCCACTCCCTGTTTAACCTGTTTGCGATTATCCTGTTCCTGCCCTTCATCTCACCATTCGCCCGCTGGCTGCAAAACCGCTTTGCCGACGAAGATGGCAGTGGTTGTCAATTCATCACCAAGGTTCCGGCCAGCGTCAGCGATGCCGCCAGTGAGGCCATACACCAGGAAGTGATCCGGCTGTTTTACCGGGTCATCATCCTCAATCTTCGGGTTCTGAAAATACGTCCGCAAGAACTGCTACAGGAATACGAGGGCTATCGGGTATATCGTGATATCAGCCTCAAAAATCCCAGCTACGATGACCAGTACGCGGATATCAAACACACCGAACAGCAAATCCTGCACTACGCCAACCGGGTCTTGCAGGAAAAGGCCAGTAGCGATGAAGCACAGATTGTTTCCGGGCTGCTGCACGCGGCCAGGGATATGGTATTCAGTGCCAAAAGCTTCAAGGACATACGACTCAACATCGTGGAGTTGCGGATGCAGTCCGACGATGAGGAAATGATAGAAACCATCCGTCACGATACCCGTGTCATTTACCGGCACCTGCTCAACCTGCTGGAAAAAACCGACCCCATATTGATTGCCGAAAAGCGCGAGCAACTGGACACTGAAATCAATTTGTCTCACGACCGCCTCCATCAAATGATTACCCGCTACAGCGACGGCGATGGTATTGGTGTCCCTCTCTCGACACTACTCAATGTCAACCGGGAAATGCTGGTATCCAACCAGATGCTGGCAACGGCCCTTAGGGATCTGGTCGAGGCCAGGTAG